Below is a window of Longimicrobium sp. DNA.
CCTCCCCTTCGACCGGCTGGTGGAGGAGCTCAGGCTGCCGCGCGACCCGGGGCGCAACCCGCTGTTCCAGGTGATGATGACGCTGCAGAACGCCCGCATGGAGCCGCCGGAGCTCCCCGGGTGCGCGGTGCGGCCCCTCCGCCCCGAGTACGACACGGCCAAGTTCGACCTCGCCTTCGACTTCTACGAGGAGGAGGGCGGCGCCCTGCGCCTGGACGTCCAGTACGCGTCGGACCTGTTCGACCCGGAGACCGCGGAGCGGATGGCCGGGCACTTCGCGGCGCTGCTGGAGGCCGCCCTGGCCGAGCCCGACCGGCCGCTGTCGCGCCTCCCCGGGCTCCTGCGCGGCGAGGAGCGGCGGCGCGTGCTGGCGGAGTGGGGCCGCCCCGAGCACCCCTTCCCCTCGAGCCCCGTCCACGAGCTGTTCGAGGCGCAGGCGGACGCCGACCCGCGCCGGGCGGCGGTCTCGTTCGGCGCGGCGGAGATCACCTACCGGGAGCTGGACGAGCGCGCCAACCGCCTCGCCCACCATCTCATCGCCCGCGGCGTGGGCCCGGAGACGAGGGTGGGCCTCTTCGCCGAGCGCTCGCCGGAGGCCGTGGTCGCCATCCTGGCGGTCCTGAAGGCGGGCGGCGCCTGGCTCCCGCTGGACCCGGCGCATCCGCCCGCGCGCCTGGCGTGGATGGCGTCCGACGCGGGCGCGCGGGTCCTGGCCGCCACCGCCGACGTCCCCGCCGGGCTGGCGGCGGCGGTCGGCGACGTGGTCGACCTGCGGAAGGAGGCGGACGCCATCGCCCGGCGGCCGGCGGGGCGCCCGCGCGCCGCGGTCGGCCCCGACCACCTGGCGTACGTCGTCTACACCTCGGGCTCGACGGGCCTGCCCAAGGGCGTGCTGGTGACGCACCGCGGGGTGCCGAACCTGGCGCTGGCGCAGGCCCGCGCGTTCCAGGTGGGCCGCGGCTCGCGGGTGCTCCAGTTCGCCTCGCTCTCCTTCGACGCCTCGGTCTCGGAAGTCTTCGCCACCCTGCTCGCGGGGGCGACGCTGGTGGTCGCGCCGCGCCCGGCGCTGGTCCCCGGCCCGGCGCTGCTGGAGACGCTCCGGCGCGAGAAGGTCACCCACGTCACCCTGCCGCCCTCGGTCCTCGCCGTCCTCCCGCCGGACGGGCTCCCCGAGCTGCGCACGCTGGTCTCCGCCGGCGAGGCGGTGAGCGCGGGCGTGGTGGAGCGCTGGGCGCCCGGGCGGCGGTTCGTCAACGCGTACGGGCCGACGGAGGCGACGGTGGGGACGACCGGCGCCGTGTGCGAGCCCGACGGCCGCGTCCCGGCGATCGGCCGGCCGTTCGACAACGTGCGCGTCTACGTGCTGGACGCGGGCGGCGAGCCCGTCCCCGTCGGCGTCCCGGGCGAGCTGTTCGTGGGCGGCCCCGGCGTGGCGCGCGGCTACCACGGCAGGGCCGCGCTCACCGCCGGGCGCTTCGTCCCCGACGCGTTCTCGGGCGAGCCCGGCGCGCGCCTCTACCGCACGGGCGACCGGGTGCGCTGGCGGGACGGCGGCGAGCTGGAGTTTCTGGGGAGGACGGACGAGCAGGTGAAGCTGCGCGGCTTCCGCGTGGAGCCGGGCGAGGTGGCGGCGGTGCTGGCGTCGCTCCCCGGCGTGTGCGACGCGCTGGCGCTGGTGCGCGAGCACGCGGGCGACCGCCGGCTGGTGGCCTGGGCCGTCGCCGGGCCGGGCGGGGAGCGGCCGAGCCCGCCGGAGCTGCGCGCCGAGCTGAAGCGGCGGCTCCCCGGCTACATGGTCCCCTCCGCGGTGGTGGTGCTGGACGACTTCCCGCGCACCCCCCACGGCAAGGTGGACCGCGCCGCGCTCCCGCTCCCCGAGGCGGAGGCGGGCGAGGCGTTCGCGGCGCCGCAGGGCGAGCTGGAGCAGCGCATCGCCGGGGTGTGGCGCGAGGTGCTGGGCCGCGGCGCCG
It encodes the following:
- a CDS encoding amino acid adenylation domain-containing protein — its product is MTDVHRRLAELSPERRRLLELRMKTAQARAAGPEVRPRARPGGTAPLSFAQQRLWVIDRMQPGGAFYTMPVPLDIRGPLDAAALERALGALVARHESLRTTFAERGGVPVQVIHPPAPFSLPADDLSRLAPEERAAEARRRIDADANTGFDLEAGPLFRARLLRLAADEHVLLLCMHHIVSDGWSMGVLQRELGALYAAFHAGRPDPLPPPALQYADFAVWQREHLRGETLERHLDFWRLALEGAPPALELPTDRPRPAVESHRGAIVRRTVPAELANALRELARETGGTLFAVLLAGLRVVLARHAGEDDVVIGTPVANRTRSETEGLVGFFVNTLALRGRVPAGATFRELARREAEAALRAFNHQDLPFDRLVEELRLPRDPGRNPLFQVMMTLQNARMEPPELPGCAVRPLRPEYDTAKFDLAFDFYEEEGGALRLDVQYASDLFDPETAERMAGHFAALLEAALAEPDRPLSRLPGLLRGEERRRVLAEWGRPEHPFPSSPVHELFEAQADADPRRAAVSFGAAEITYRELDERANRLAHHLIARGVGPETRVGLFAERSPEAVVAILAVLKAGGAWLPLDPAHPPARLAWMASDAGARVLAATADVPAGLAAAVGDVVDLRKEADAIARRPAGRPRAAVGPDHLAYVVYTSGSTGLPKGVLVTHRGVPNLALAQARAFQVGRGSRVLQFASLSFDASVSEVFATLLAGATLVVAPRPALVPGPALLETLRREKVTHVTLPPSVLAVLPPDGLPELRTLVSAGEAVSAGVVERWAPGRRFVNAYGPTEATVGTTGAVCEPDGRVPAIGRPFDNVRVYVLDAGGEPVPVGVPGELFVGGPGVARGYHGRAALTAGRFVPDAFSGEPGARLYRTGDRVRWRDGGELEFLGRTDEQVKLRGFRVEPGEVAAVLASLPGVCDALALVREHAGDRRLVAWAVAGPGGERPSPPELRAELKRRLPGYMVPSAVVVLDDFPRTPHGKVDRAALPLPEAEAGEAFAAPQGELEQRIAGVWREVLGRGAVGVNDNFFEIGGHSLLLARLHECLRAALGVEVGLMDLFQFPTIAALAAHLEQRAKAGQGETAPEPRQAGRDRGSARRQALTRKR